The region GAGGAAGGTCACAGTCTGATCCTCGCCAGCGGTGAGGTTTCGCTCGTAGCTCACCGGTGGATAGGCGTACTCGGTGCCGCCCTCCTGAAGCACCAGGATGGGCATGTTGGGTATCACGTCCAGTATGCTGTCGATGCTCGCCCGCAGGTCCTGCTCAAAGTTGTAGTGTCCATAGAACACGATGGTGATGCTCTTCCTTATGTGCTTGTTGGCGTTGCGCACCTTCTCCTTGGGCGTCAATTTAGGGGGGGCCTTTGGCTCCATCTCGTCACCAGCTAGCACCCTACTAATGCGGCGCCAGAATAGCGTGTTCCAGGTGTAGTACAGGAATATCAGATTAACCAACAGGACGCccagcagcatcagcttcGCCATTCGCAGTCGGAGCACCTTCATCCTGGGACTCTTCGCTACAGGTTGTACGGCTACGGCTGCTACTCTACGCGATTCACTATTTATAGTAGGTATTTCCCTGTGTGTGTACGGTACGGTGTGTGTACGGTGCTCCAGGATGGGTGTAGACACCTGCACTTACGCACTTATACATCTACATGGCTGCCAGGAGCGGAACGAAAGGAATCCTAAAGCCCCAAAGCTCCTCCGGATGCTGGTCGCACATTCTTAGAttcgattttcatttttctccGCTCTTCCGGTTCAGTAATTTTAGGTCCTGTTTCCTGTTTTTATcacttttcaattttgtttttgtgacAATTCCTTTTTCCTCGACTCTGCGCAAATGCCGACATATTTCCAACCCATCTCTTCACCCACCCACCGACTCACCGGAAAAGCTCCTTCAGCTCGAACAGCTGATGGCATATGCAGCCCCGTTTTCAGCCGAGTTTTTTGGGGGGTTGCTTGGTGGTTCATCAGGGTAGAAATATTTGGTAGAGCTTTTCAAATCAGTTTTGCGCCAAAAGTTTATGGCTTTTCGAAAGCGCCAATGTTTGGAAAAATTCCTGAAACTATGgaaattaattcattaaatattgtataacGTTGTATGTACCCATACCCAAGTCACTAAACTCTTTAAAGAATAAAAGtgattatttattatattcaaGGGAAGGGAATATCAAATGTTTTGGAGATAAATTGTAGATAATACTGATTCATCAGAGATCATATGTGGATTATAGATAGCGGTGGAAACGAAgactggatcagatcagattcACATTCACTTTCCCATGCCGGCAAAGAGAAGTGGGAATGGTACTTCGTCGGTGCTCAGGATCTGAGGAGTCGGGGGTCGAGCATCGGCCTCGCTGGTGCTGTTCAGCCAGTAGGTGGTCATGGTGCCCTTGCCCTTGAGCTCTACATCGCCGCGCTGCTCCATCTGGAAGGTACCGAACTTGTCCAGAATGGCCTTGGTAGCGGAGGATACGTGGATCTTGCCGGGCTGACCGGTGCTCTCCATGCGCGAGGCGGTGTTCACGGTGTCCCCGAAGAGGCAGTAGTGCGGCATCTTCTTGCCGACGACGCCAGCACAGACGGATCCGGAGTGCATTCCAATCCGAATCTGGATCTTGTACTCCGGCTTATGCCTCAGGTTAAAGGAGCTGACGGCCTGCAGAATGTCCAGGGCCATTAGGGCGATCTCACGGGCGTGCTTATCGCCGTTGGGCTCGGGCAGGCCGGAGACCACCAGATAGGCATCGCCAATGGTTTCCACCTTGTAGACATCATAGAATCCGATGATCCGGTCGAAGGTGCTGTATAGATCGTTCAGGAAGTTTACCACATCCATGGGGCTGCTGCGTGCGCAAAGCTCCGTGAAGCCGACGATGTCGCTGAAGTAAATGGTCACGCTGCTGAACTCCTCCGGCTCCACCAGATCCCCGGCCATTAGCTGCTGGGCGACGGGCCGCGGCAGAATCTGGTACAAGAGCTCTTCCGTGCGCTGCTTCTCCAGACTCAGCTGGCGCGTTTTTTCCTCGACGAGGCTCTCGAGATTGTTGGCATACTGCTCCATGCGATTCAGCAGGTCATCCATTAGATTCTCGCAGAAGCCCCTGGAATCCACAAAAGAGAAGATTGGGACTGTATTAGGTGTATCTTTGGCTTCGGATGATTTCGGAAGTGATTACTTCATTATGGTGCGAATATTGCTGCGGATCGTGGAGAAGGCAGGGCGCTCCTCCTGGTTGTCTGCCCAGCATTTTTCCATGAGCTCCAGGAGATCGGGTGGACACTCGCGTTCCCTAATGAGCGGCCGAAACCCATTGCATTGCCGCACTTTGTGCAGAATGGTGTGGACATCCATCTGCTGGCGCGCCTCTTGGTAGGGTCCGCCACGGTTCACAATCTCTTCCAGAATGATGCCAAACGAGTAGACATCCCCACGTTGCGTGGCCGGACTGCAGCCAGGAATGGACGTCAGAGGCAGCAGCTCCGGGGCGATCCAAAGGAGTTCTAGAATAAGGAAGGACAATGGAATGCGGGTTGGCGAAGACACCTCTGGCACCTCTGGGATTCACTCACTCAAGTAGTAATTCTGATCCCGCACAAAGTCCGAGGGCGTGGTCAGCGTGGCCAGGCCAAAGTCGGATATCTTGAGCACAAACCTGCCATCGATGAGGCAGTTGCAGGAGCGCAGCTTTCCGTGGGCCGCCACGTCGCTGTTATGCAGATAGCTCATGCCCTTGACAATGTCATGGATGAGGGACATGCGGAAGTTCCAATCCAGCTCGATGGCCTCGTTCTCCAGCACATCCTTGAGGCTGCCGCGGGAGCAGTACTCCGTGAGGATGAGGACAGTGGGTCGTGGCAGGTCGATGCAGGCGCCCACGAACCGTACAGTGTTCTCGTGGCTCACGTCGCGCGCCTGCTTGATCTCCCACAGCAGCTGGGGCGTCAGCTCCACCTTCTTCACATTCACCTTCTTGATGGCCACGCGCTCGCCCTTGAACTGGCCAATCGTCGTGTACACCTGCGGCGGCAGCGAGGTGAAGCTTGCTATGGAGGCGCGACCGGAGTGGATGCCGAACTGTTGCAGCGAGATATTCTCGACGTCCAGGCGCTGGAGGCCACCCTTGGAACCGAACATGCCGCCCATTTCGATGAGGACATCGTCGGGTCTCACCCGCCAGGACATATTGTTCAGCTCCTTGCTAAGCTTCATCTGCCTAAAAAAATGCAAGAATGCCAGAATGGGAGTGGAGTATTTTTTTAAGCACCGGTAAGATAGACCAAGTTGAGGGAGTCTTACTTTTGCAGCAGGCAAATGACGAGGAAGACGAGACCCAGAAATAGGAACAGTCCAAATATGGAATACATAATGGTGGACTCTGGAATCGGAGAGATTTACGTATCTCGAATCTAATAATCTAAACCTTTCTCAAGTATGGGATGGGGAGGCCATACCATTGTCATGACAGTCCGGAGAATTTCCTAGGAAGCCACAGGGCGGCACATCCGGCGGCGGCTCCTCACGTCCGCCCGGCCAGTGTATCTTCTTGCCATGCACAGCAGCGTATTCCCTAGAAAAGAGCGTGTTTGGTGAATCGAATTCGACTATACGAGGGGCCCGTCGCTCACTTGTGAACACCGGAATAATGAGCAACGACTGAAAATTTCCCGTTTATGGGATCCAGATCTAGGATCGAGTAGTCCGCATCCCGATCGCCATTGTCATCGATGCGCACGTGTCCGGTAATGCCTTCAAAGGTGCGATTCCACATCCGGCGCGTGATGTTCACCCCATCCCGGATGTCGCCTCCTTCGGTCAGTGTCTCGTTTAGGGCCATGCCCAGGAGATAAACTCCATCATAGAAGGCCCCAATGAAGAAGTTCACCTCCTCGCCCTCGCCAAACGTGTAGTTGTAGTCGTAGAGAGCATTCTCTCGGACATTGTCCGCAAAGTCCTGAAACTTGGGACTCGTCGGCTGCAGGAGGCTCACTCTTAAAAGGGCCTCGTATGCCTTGCGGGCTCGGGCATCGTACTCGTCCTTCATCTCCCAGCCCTTGTCGCCCCAGTAGTCACTCTGAAATATCTCCACGTCCAGGAAGACCCACTCGCCATTTGTCATTCCCATGCTGTGGGCCGCCAACATGAACTTTCGCACCAGAATCCCTCGAACCGATAATATGACGACTGTGTACCGAGGTAGATCGAGGTGGATAGAGGAAATTGTGAGAAGAAATGATCGATAAGTGAGGTGAACAAATCAGTTTAAAGCATGATGTGCTATGTACGTATACCTCTTGCATACATGCTCGCATCCCTCAGATAGTTCTCATAGATCTCCTCCTCATTGCCATTTAGCTCACGGACAAAGCTCAGCAGTCCCTCCTGTCGTAGTCCGTACTCGAGATTCTTGCCCACCGTCCACGAGAAGAGCTCCGATCTGTCCACCAGCAGGGCCACATGCTTCCAATTGAACTGGCGGAAGACGCTGGCAAAGACCAGAATGAGCCTACACTGGCAGTAGGACATGCGGGTGAGAGTTGGATACTTTGACTTGTCCTTGAACATTCCCTGGAAATTCTACAACGAATATACAATCCTGCTATTGCTTCGCGGATCCCCAAGACATTGAAAACAACAAATCTCTCCAGTACATGTTCCAGAAGTTGCAGTAATACCTTCCTGCCAGATACTTCATCCACTTACCGTATTCTCATTCTTCCACTTGTGTATTCTGCCCAGGATGCCAGAGGTCACCGTCAGCTCCCCCTCCGAGGATGGGGGCTGACGCAGGCAGCAAAAGTGGGAGAAAGGAAATGCGATGCTTTATCGAAAACACGGGAGAACCGAAAACTTAAATTCGAATTAAAGACCCATTGAGCGATTGCCCCTCCAGAGCCCAGAACACCATTTAATTGCCAATGTCAAGCGTACGACAATTAAGAGGGCTAAATGTGATTGCCTCAAACAGCTTGTGGGAGGGGGGACTAAGCCAGTTCCGCATTATTGAAAGCGGCATGCTGTGCGAGCTCCACACGCAAATCGCTACACTGTCGTCTTGCCTTACGCGTACCTGATCCCCCATGCCCGTGATGATGGGGGTGTTCCAGTAGGCGGCTAGACGAGCCACCGGCTCAAGGGCGAATGCACAGGCTGGTCCAATGAAAGCGATGACGTCGTCCTGGAAGTGCATGTCTGCAGCCAGTCCGGGTGCCCGTGCGCCCGAGCAGGATGGATAACTTAAGACAGACATGGAAGAAGTGTGGTAGGAgagtggcggcggcaggcaGAAGACCCTGTCCACTCACCTGGCCTTCTTCTTTACGAGCGTAATGTTGTGGGGTCGCAGGAAGACCTTATTTATCTGATCCAAGGCCAGGTCCACGGCCGGTCCGCAGCGCTCCAGATCGAATGGTGAATCTGCGGGCATTGCTGGCCAAATCAATCGAATCCCTAGCTGGTAAGTCGCTTACCCAAGTGGGAGGCCATCAGCACGCCCACATTGTAGACACGCATCTGGCTGAATTCGGCCTCGGTCTCAGTCATGCGACCCATCTGGTGGTGCTTCGGATCTCTTGTCCGCTCGAAGATCTTGGAAGGAATATCGCCCGTTTCGTTGACAACCACCGTGGTGGTCGTATCGAAGCTAATCTCTTTGTTCAGGTCCTCCCAGGAATCGATCTCGTTGCGCTTAGCATTTTTGTGGGTGCTGAAGGAGTCGGCCAGCATCAGGTAGAGAATATGGACGCTGATTCGGAGCAACAGATGCATATTGTGGAGCTGCCAAAGAACTGGAAGAATGGTTTCCCAAATGAATGGCTATTCCTCAcaatcgcacacacacacactaagtGGAAAGTTCTAATTCCTTCCATTAAACTGATTCAATTTGACTCATTCAACCCGAATTTCGCAGCCAAAACTTGAATTCATTTTGCATTACATTGCGAGTTTTACTCGACTTTCAAGGGCCCTGAGGCTACATacaaatttgaaattaattcaaattatagcaacaacaaagcgtAATGACTCGCAAATCATTTCATTATCCACTTGATGCTTTAAACAAAAACTACGCCGATTTGAACTTGTTGGTTTGATCTATATAACgtttaaatttaaactttAAGGACACTTGATTGCCAGTAGCTGGGTGTTTTCTGAACAATTTAAAGTTCATATCTTTGAAACACTACTGTTTTTCACTGTTTTCCAGTTGTTAATTACCGAAGGATTTTGAGAGAAATCTGTCGCGGAAGACGAACATCGAATGAGCCACAGGCGAACGCTGCTCGTCCTTTTATAGGCCATGAAACCCCTTCGGCAGACAGGCACGAACCGAACCCCTATACGATTTCGTTTGGCCAATGGGACGAGGCCCGCGAATTACTGGCCAACAGGCATCGTcaagggaatgggaatggaaatgggaatgtgAATGGGTCTAGGTTAAGCGAGCAAGAGACATGGTTTTATGGTTTCACTTGTTGCTCCTTGGCGGCTCTTGAATAGCAATCGCTTGGAAACGTTGTCGCGTGCCGCCGGCAATTAATGCGTCTGCATGATGGATTTCGTGTATCTGCTTATGGACCTTCAATTTCATATCGTGCATTCCGTATAAAAGAATTcataatttattcattaatatttaaatggcAATGATCGGATTCATTTGCGCTGAAGCCCTCCGCCGGGTCGGCGCAGGTTGCTGGTTAAAGCGGCAACCTTTGCCGCTCCCTTCTTCACCTCGTCGATGGCATAGAGCATGCGCTGGGGCTCCCTGAGGAACCATATCCATAGAAGCATTTTGTAGCGCCAGAACTTGTCTCTCTCCTGAAATCAAGAAATCAGTGATATTTAGACGCTGGGACGACCCAACTTACCATGCGCCCCACGATGTTCTCCTG is a window of Drosophila pseudoobscura strain MV-25-SWS-2005 chromosome 3, UCI_Dpse_MV25, whole genome shotgun sequence DNA encoding:
- the LOC4805507 gene encoding atrial natriuretic peptide receptor 1 — its product is MFVFRDRFLSKSFVLWQLHNMHLLLRISVHILYLMLADSFSTHKNAKRNEIDSWEDLNKEISFDTTTTVVVNETGDIPSKIFERTRDPKHHQMGRMTETEAEFSQMRVYNVGVLMASHLDSPFDLERCGPAVDLALDQINKVFLRPHNITLVKKKASYPSCSGARAPGLAADMHFQDDVIAFIGPACAFALEPVARLAAYWNTPIITGMGDQPPSSEGELTVTSGILGRIHKWKNENTNFQGMFKDKSKYPTLTRMSYCQCRLILVFASVFRQFNWKHVALLVDRSELFSWTVGKNLEYGLRQEGLLSFVRELNGNEEEIYENYLRDASMYARVVILSVRGILVRKFMLAAHSMGMTNGEWVFLDVEIFQSDYWGDKGWEMKDEYDARARKAYEALLRVSLLQPTSPKFQDFADNVRENALYDYNYTFGEGEEVNFFIGAFYDGVYLLGMALNETLTEGGDIRDGVNITRRMWNRTFEGITGHVRIDDNGDRDADYSILDLDPINGKFSVVAHYSGVHKEYAAVHGKKIHWPGGREEPPPDVPPCGFLGNSPDCHDNESTIMYSIFGLFLFLGLVFLVICLLQKQMKLSKELNNMSWRVRPDDVLIEMGGMFGSKGGLQRLDVENISLQQFGIHSGRASIASFTSLPPQVYTTIGQFKGERVAIKKVNVKKVELTPQLLWEIKQARDVSHENTVRFVGACIDLPRPTVLILTEYCSRGSLKDVLENEAIELDWNFRMSLIHDIVKGMSYLHNSDVAAHGKLRSCNCLIDGRFVLKISDFGLATLTTPSDFVRDQNYYLKLLWIAPELLPLTSIPGCSPATQRGDVYSFGIILEEIVNRGGPYQEARQQMDVHTILHKVRQCNGFRPLIRERECPPDLLELMEKCWADNQEERPAFSTIRSNIRTIMKGFCENLMDDLLNRMEQYANNLESLVEEKTRQLSLEKQRTEELLYQILPRPVAQQLMAGDLVEPEEFSSVTIYFSDIVGFTELCARSSPMDVVNFLNDLYSTFDRIIGFYDVYKVETIGDAYLVVSGLPEPNGDKHAREIALMALDILQAVSSFNLRHKPEYKIQIRIGMHSGSVCAGVVGKKMPHYCLFGDTVNTASRMESTGQPGKIHVSSATKAILDKFGTFQMEQRGDVELKGKGTMTTYWLNSTSEADARPPTPQILSTDEVPFPLLFAGMGK